TGATGGTAGTTTGAATTATTTAACTACACAAACACCTGAAGGACTTTCTGAATCAGATCCACTTTATCCAGTATTAGTTCCAGGTTGGAGAGGTACTAGTGATTTATGGTCTGACATCGCAGATACGAAACAAGGTCATATTGCAATTCGTGGTATGTACAAATATATTGACCCAGCAAGTGCTGAAGGTTTAGCTCTTTTAGCAGATGGTTATTCATTAACTGATTGGGGTATAAATCTTGTTAATAATAGACAGCAGTATACTGATGATTTATTCAAAGGATATCCTGATGGTTCATTTGCAGCAGGTGTTCCTCCTCGTTACATTATGCCATTGTCTGGAGATGCTTTACGTACTTCAAAAGGTTTACTTACACAAGGATATGGTCACCCTTCAGCTGAATAAAATACTGAATTGATTTCATAGAAATAATTTTAAATAGCCCGCATCTTAATAGTAGTGGGCTATTTTTTTATAATTAAAATAGACGCCTAACAATAGAAACCTATTATTAAACTACTTTTTTAATTTAATCACTGAAAAACAAAAAATGATAAAAACAAAAGGCACATACTTCACATTATTAACTATTTGTTGTTTAATACTATTTACTAGTTGCAAACAACAAAAAAAAGAACCACAAAATTCAGATCCATTTGCTGAATTAAAGGTATCTGATACTTTAAAATGGTCAGAACGCATGGCCCTTTCAATTATAAAACGTAATCCTCAAGCTTGGAATATAGATCATATTCCTGAACCAAAATGGGAATATAAAGTAGGATTAGTTTTAAAGGCTTACGAAAGACTTTATAATAAAACTGAAAATGAAAAGTATTATAACTATATTAAGGATTTTGTTGATATGATGATTGATAGTACTGGTACTATCAAAGGCTATAAACTTGAAAGTTATAATATAGACTTGGTAAATTCTGGAAAGCTACTTTTTAATCTTTATGATAAAACTAAAGACGAAAAATATTTAAAAGCTTTAAAACTTTTAAGAAGTCAGCTAGATGGACATCCAAGAACTAAGTCTAATGGGTTTTGGCACAAAAAAATATATCCAAACCAAATGTGGTTAGATGGTCTATATATGGGAGAACCCTTTTATGCTCGGTATACTGTTGAATTTGAAAATGGTGAAAACTTAGACGATATAGCACACCAATTTAAACTATTACATGATAAAACTTTAGATAAAAAAACTGGTTTATATTTTCATGCCTGGGATGAAAGCAAACAAATGCCTTGGGCAAATAAAGAAACAGGATGTGCACCTAATATATGGCTAAGAGCTTTAGGATGGTATGCTATGGCTTTGGTTGATGTATTAGATTACATGCCAAAAGAGCATCCAAAACACCAGGAATTAGTAAGTTATTTAAATGAATTGGCTGAAGCAATTAGTAATTTTCAAGATGAATCTGGCCTATGGTATCAAGTTCCAAATATGCAAGATAGAGAAGGGAATTATTTAGAAGCTTCTGGATCTTCTATGTTTGTGTATGCCTTAGCAAAAGGAGTTAACAAAGGATACCTACCAACTAAATTTGAAACGATTGCCAATAAAGGCTTTGATGGTTTAATTAATAAATTAGTAACGGTAGATACAGATGGAGAAATTCATTTAAATCAAATCTGCAAAAGTGCTGGCTTAGGAGGTAATCCTTATCGTGATGGTTCGTATGAATATTATTTGAGTGAACCTATTTTAACAGATAATTCTCATGGATTAGGTCCTTTTATAATGGCAGCTTTAGAATTAAACAGATAGAACAAATGGATCCAATATTAATAATATTAATAGGAACAGCTGTAGTTCTGTTTTGTATTATAGTATTACGAGTACATGCTGTTGTTTCTCTTCTATTCGCTGCTTTAATTACAGCATTATTAACATCATCAGAACTTATTTATAATTTTGCATTAAATAGCGGTATGTCAGAGCAAGAAGCGTTAAGTTTTTCTAAAATATCACTTGGAAAAAGGCTAGGTGTTGCTTTTGGTAATACAAGTGGGAAAATAGGAATTTTAATTGCCTTAGCTTCAGTAATTGGTACGTCATTAATGCGCAGTGGTGGTGCTGAACGAATAGTTAGAAGTCTATTAAAATTATTTGGAAAAAAGAACAGCTCATTGGCTTTACTATTTAGTAGTTTTACGTTAGCCATACCTGTTTTTTTTGATACGGTTTTTTATCTGATGATACCTATAATAAAATCAATGGGAATTAAAAATCCTAAAAAGTTTAGCCTTTATTTGATGGTAGTTATAGCTGGTGGTGTTATGGCACATTCATTAATTCCTCCTACCCCTGGTCCCCTATTTGTAGCAGAAACTATGAATATTGATCTTGGAACTATGATGATAGGTGGTATGGTAATTGGGCTAGTTACCGTTATATGTGGCTATGGTTATGCGCTTTGGGCAAATTTAAAATGGGAATTACCTATGCGCAGTACGCCCGATATAAGTATAGAGGAACTCGAGCAAATTTCAGAAAAGGAAACAAAAGATTTACCTAGATTATGGCTATCTTTATTACCAGTTGTGCTCCCTATAATATTAATAACAGGAAATACGTTTTCAAAAATGTTTTCTGAAGGAAGTAGCAATTTAAGTTCATTTCAAGAAAACTTGGTTTCTGTTTTTTCTGTAATAGGTGATCCTAATATAGCTTTATTTATTTCAGCACTAATAGCTATGTATTTAATGTGGTCTCGATTAAATGATTTAGATACCTTTAAAACATATATGTATGAAGCCCTAACAAGTGCTGGTATGATTATTTTAATTACTTCTGCTGGTGGTGTTTTTGGACAAATGCTTCAGCAAACAGGTATTGGTTTAAGAATACAAGAGTTATCGTCAAATTATCAAATGGCAATTTTACCAATGGCATTTTTTATTACAGCTGCAGTTAGAACAGCACAAGGTTCTGCAACCATTGCCATGGTAACAACTATTGGTATTATGAGTGGTGTTGCTAGCGCAGGTTTGGCGTTTCATCCAGTTTATTTAGCTTTAGTAATTGGATGTGGCTCTAAAATATTTGCTTGGATGAATGATAGTGCTTTTTGGATAATAACTAAAATGAGTGGTATGGAGGAAAAGGAAACCATACGTCATTTTTCAATATTATTAATGGTTATGGCTTTTGGTGGCTTATTTTCCATTATGATTTTTTCGAAAATATTCCCTTTCACTTAGAATAATAATGAATAAAAACATTTTAATAAAAACAACTGAACAGGATAATGTTGGAATTGTTGCTAATGAACTTGGTATGCAAAAAGGAACATTAGTTAATTTTGGTTTTACACTTTTAGAGTTTATCCCAAATGGACACAAAGTGGCATTACATGATATAAATAAAGGTCAAGAAATAATAAGATATGGACAAGTTATAGCATATGCTGATAAAGATTTAAAACAAGGCACATGGGTTAATGAAACAAATATATTGTTGCCTAATCCTCCTGAGTTAGAATATATTTCGATGCCTGAAATTAATAATATTGAAGTAGAGCCATTAGAAGGTTATACATTTCAAGGCTATAGAAATAGTGATGGTAGTGTTGGCACAAAAAATGTTTTAGGAATATCTACAAGTGTACAATGCGTTGCTGGAACGACAGAGTATGTTGTTAAAAAAATCAAACAAGACTTACTTCCTTTATATAAAAATGTTGATGATGTTGTTGCACTAAATCATAGTTACGGATGTGGTGTTGCCATTGATGCACCCGCTGCTATTATTCCTATTAGAACGATTCAAAATATTGCCACTAATCCAAATTTTGGTGGGGAAATTATGGTCATTGGTTTAGGTTGTGAAAAATTACGACCAGAACGCTTAGTCAATGAAGATAAAAATTCTGGAGACAGTATTACCTATATGCAAGATGAATCATTTCATGGGTTTAATGCTATGGTAGATGGTATTATAAAAATAGCTAAAATTCATTTAGAAAAATTAAATAAGCGACAAAGAGAAACCTGTCCTGCTTCCAATTTAGTTGTGGGTATGCAATGTGGTGGAAGTGATGCTTTTTCAGGTTTAACAGCTAATCCTGCAGCTGGGTTTGCTGCCGACTTAATTGTTAGAGCCGGTGGTAGCGTTATGTTTTCTGAAGTTACAGAAGTAAGAGATGCTATACATTTATTGGTTCCTAGAACAGAAAATGCTACAGTCGCTAAGGCATTATTACAAGAAATGAAATGGTATGATGACTATTTACTTCAAGGAAATGCAGACCGAAGCGCTAATACCACACCTGGGAATAAAAAAGGTGGATTAAGTACTATTGTTGAAAAATCTTTAGGTTCAGTTGCCAAATCAGGTACTAGTACTATTGTGGATGTTTTAAAACCTGGGGAAAAGATTAGAAAAAAAGGCTTGACATTTGCAGCAACTCCAGCTAGTGATTTTGCTTGTGGCACTTTGCAATTAGCAGCAGGAATGAACGTGCATTTATTCATGACTGGTAGAGGTACGCCTTACGGATTAGCTATGGTTCCAGTAATTAAAGTGGGATCAAATTCTAAATTAAGTAATCGATGGTTTGATTTAATTGATTTTGATGCTGGTAAAATTGCATCAGGAGAAAAAACAATTAAGGAAATGGGTTGGGATTTATTTCACATGATATTAGATGTAGCAAGTGGTAAGAAACAAGTAGCATGTGATAAATTAGGTTTACACAACGATTTAGTACTGTTTAACCCAGGACCTTTAACATAATAAAAAAACATTAAAATTATTGAAAATGAAATTAAGTTTAGAAAGTATAAAAAGCGCTTTAGGAGATGGGTTGTTATCATTTCCTGTAACTGATTTAGATGATAAAGGGAAATTTAATAGTATTACGTTTGCCGATAGGTTAGAATGGTTTATGAGCCATCAAGTATCATCAATATTTGTCGCTGGTGGTACAGGTGAGTTTTTCTCACTATCTCAGGATGAATATAGAAGTATAGTAAAAGTAACTTCAGAAACTGTAAAAGGTAAAGTTCCTACAATATCTAGTGTTGGTCGCAGTATTCCTGAAGCTATTCAATTTGCTTCGATTGCAGAAAACGCTGGAATTGATGCGTTACTTTTAATGCCTCCATATCTTACAGAATGTGCTAAAGAAGGTGTTTTTGAATATGCTAAAACCATCATGCAAAGCACAAATTTACCAGTCATTTATTATAATCGTGCCAATGGTATTCTACCAGCTGAATATATCCAAAAGTTAGCCGATGCCTGTCCAAACTTTATAGCTCTTAAGGATGGAACAGGAAACATGGAAGCTTTAAATACTACTATTAAAACCCTTGGCAATCGTTTAATTTATATTGGTGGTGTACCAACGGCCGAAATCATTTCTGAGGCTTACCTATCAATAGGCGTGAATACATATTCCTCAGCGGTATTCAATTTTGTTCCAGATATGGCTAATCATTTTTACAAATCTTTGAGAGCAGGTGATAAAGAAACCGTTAATTTAATTATCAAAGAGTTTTTTATTCCATTTGTTAAGCTAAGAAGTAATTCGCAAGGTTATGCTGTAAGTTTAATTAAGGCGGGTGCTAAATTAATTGGTAAGAGTGCGGGAGATGTTCGTGCACCGTTACCTATACCTAATGCTGATGAGGTTGAAACCCTTAAAAAATTAATTAATAAAGCGGCAACCTTGATAAAATAGAATTATTATGAATACAGATAATGTTTTTTACGGAATAAATGCCTTAACTAATGAAAAACTAGAAGGTGAGTTTATAAATGCAACAAACGACCAAGTGGATGCTGCTGTTAAAAAAGCAGTCATAGCTTTTGCTAGTTATAGGAAGAAAGATAAAGATAGTATTGCCAATTTTCTAGATCAAATTGCAGAGGAAATATTAAACCTTGGTGATGCACTTATTGAAAGATGTCACCTTGAAACAGCATTACCAGTAGGCAGACTTCAAGGCGAAAGAGGTAGAACCATGAATCAATTAAAATTATTTGCAACGGTTGTTAGAGAAGGTTCTTGGGTAGAAGCCAGAATTGATACTGCTATTCCAGATAGAAAACCTATTCCTAAATCTGACATAAGACAAATGCTTAGGCCATTAGGTCCTGTAGCTATATTTGGAGCAAGTAATTTTCCTCTAGCATTTTCAGTAGCTGGCGGAGATACTGCTTCAGCACTAGCAGCAGGCTGCCCTGTTGTTATAAAAGGCCATCCAGCACACCCTGGAACAAGTCAAATGGTAGCCAATGCTATTTTAAAAGCAGTTAAAATTTGTGGAATGCCAGAAGGTACTTTTTCAATACTTCATAGTAATTCGAATCAAGTTGGGGAAGCACTAGTTAAACATCCTGAAGTTAAAGCAGTAGGATTTACGGGTTCTTTTAAAGGAGGCAAAGCTTTATTTGATTATGCTAATAGCAGACCAGAACCAATACCTGTTTTTGCTGAAATGGGAAGTACAAACCCTGTATTTATTTTACCCCATGCATTAAAAGAACGAGGAGAAACAATTGCTACTGGTATGGCAGGATCAATAGTTTTAGGTGTTGGACAATTTTGTACTAATCCGGGATTATCATTTATTCAAAAATCTGATACAATTGATAAATTTTATACTAAGTTGTCTGATGGTATAAGTAATACTCCATCTGGAACCATGCTAACATCAAATATATTAAAGACATTTAATAAGGGGCTTCAAAGCACACTGGCTATTAATCATGTAGAAGAATTGGCATCAGGATTACCTTCAGAGTCAACAAATAGTGCTATTCCTAAAATATTTAAAACCTCAATAGAAAATTTCATAAAAAACGAATCTTTATCTGAAGAAAACTTTGGACCATCAAGTGTGTTGGTAGAAGCAAATTCCAAAAATGATATTTTGGAAGCAGCTAGAAATCTTGGAGGGCATTTAACAGCTACCATTCATGGAACAGATCAAGATTTTGAAGACTATAAAGAACTTTTTGATATTTTAGAATTAAAGGTAGGTCGCATAGTAATTAATGGATTTCCAACTGGTGTAGAGGTTTGTCATTCCATGGTGCATGGCGGTCCATATCCAGCAACTACAGCACCTCAATCTACTTCTGTAGGGACAAATGCCATAAAGCGCTTTGTGCGTCCCGTTTGTTTTCAAGATTATCCAGATGCCTTCTTGCCTGATGCGATTAAGGCTGAAAATAAATTAAACATTTGGCGTTTAGTTAATGGGAATTGGGAAAAGTAGAATAAATTTTAATTTAATGTATATGAATGTACAAAGGTTTTTAGTATTGTTTATAATCTTAATTGGGCAATGTACGCAAGCTCAATTTCTATTAAATAAGGATTCAATAATAACAAGTATCGAAGAAAGAATTAAGCTTCCTATTATCCCAGATTACGTAGTTAATGTGTCGCAGTTTGGAGCTAAAGGAAATGGAATTAAAAATTGTAAGCCTGCATTTGACAGAGCGATGAAGGCTTGCGAAAAAGTTAATGGTGGTACTATAATAGTTCCAAAAGGAGTTTATAGATTAGAAGGGCCTATTCATTTTGTTAGTAATACTAGGTTGCATTTACAAGCTGGTGCAAAACTCGTTTTTGGTTCCAACCCGAAAGATTATCCGTTAGTCTTAACTAGTTGGGAAGGAACTAACTTATATAACTACAGTCCAATGATCTATGGCGTAAATGTATCTAATGTAGCAATTACTGGAGAAGGAATTATCGATGGAGAAGGTAATGGATTATGGGCCACCTGGAAACCTATTCAAAGTAAAGGCCAACAATTAAGTAGGGAGATGAACCATAATAAAGTAGCTATAAAAGATCGTGTCTTTGGAGAAGGACATTATTTAAGACCTCAACTCATACAATTTGTAAATTCCAAAAATATCCTTATTCAAGATGTTAAAATTGAAGATGCCCCCTTTTGGTGTGTGCATATTCTGAATAGTAGCGGAGTTGTATTAAAAGGATTAAAGTATGATGCGCATAATAAAAATAATGATGGTATCGATATTGAAAACTCGAATGATATTTTAATTGAAGATATCGACTTCAATAATGGTGATGACAATGTGGCTATAAAGGCTGGAAGAGACCACGATGGAAGAGCAAATATGAATCATCCATCCAAAAATATTATCATAAGAAATTGTAGATTTAAAGGGTTACATGCATTGGTTATAGGAAGTGAAATGTCTGGAGGTGTAAAAAATGTCTTTGCTTATGATTGTATAGCTAGTGGCTATTTAAAACGAGGGATTTATTTTAAAACTAATTCTAACAGAGGTGGATATATAAAAAACATATTAGTTGATAATATAAGATTTGGAGATGTAGAAGATGCTATTTATATGACATCTAATTATCATGGGGAAGGTAATGGGTTGTTCCCTTCTAAAATTTCAAATATCACATTATCAAATATTAGTTTTGATAATGTTTCAAATACGGCTATTGTTATTGAAGGATATCCTAAATTTAAGGTTAAAAATGTGACCTTAGATCATATTACATTTAAGTCTGCAAAGAATGGTATGACCTTAAGTAATACGGAAAATATAAAATTTAATGAGATAGTTATAGGTGAGAAACAAGGTGTACCAAGTTCCGTAAAATAAATCATACTACACACCATAAATACTACCATTAAATTTCATTTTTCATAAGGAATTTCCAGTTATGATGGACTTGATACATAATGAGAGTGATTAAGAGTGTTCAATTTACTTTGAAATTTTAACACTACCGATTACTTCTATAACAAGTCCATTATTAGCTCTAGTAATATCCCTTTCAAAGTATCGTTTGGGTATTTGTTCTAATATAAAGTTCAAACTCTAGCATTAAGGCAAGATAAAAGACAAAATTCCTTTATTATAAAGTTTCATTTCACAGTTAAAAACATAATCCTTTTATACAAATACAGGGGGAATATATTTAAATACACTCCCTAATATTTTAAATTATACTTTTAATTATTTCTTTATTATTTTAATAGTAACTGGTTCATCCCCAATAATTCTTAAAAAATAAATGCCATCAGGTTTGCTTGAAATATCCAACTTCAAACTATTATGAATATTATTATGTTTTTGCGAATAAACTAACGAACCACTTATACTATACAATTCGGTAGTTACCTCATTTATAGTATTTGGGAGCAGCACATTAAAAATGCTGCTTGAAGGGTTTGGAAAAACTTTAATAGTCTTTTCAATTGGCAATTCATTTAAAGACAAAGTCGCTGTTAAATCACCTTCCAAACTAATATAGTCATACATCAAATGACTCGGATTTTGGTTTGATGGCATTAACAATGTAATAGTGTTATTTCCAATCTTAAGTTTATTATATGGGATATCGAAAGTTTGAATGCCGTACTTAGCATGATTCGATTGCCTAATTAAGGCATTTCCCCCAGTAGGTACGCCATTTAAATAAGTTTGATAAAAATAACTTCCATTAACTTTCATCCATAATTGTGCATAATCTGCACTAGCAAATGCAACAGTAAGTTTAGCATTCCCAGTTGTAGGTATGTCGCCAGTTAAATCAAAGTTGAAATTCCAATCCCATGCTTGTGGAGTACCATCAGATGTAATGTATTTAGTATAAGCATAAAGTAATACTTATAAAAAATTTCATCTACAATATTGTATTCTATTTGGTTAGAATTAGAAAAGTAATATTAAAAATATAAGATAAAATACACTTTTACAGGGTTATTTGGTCTGTTTTTTTTTATTTTAATTAACAACGAATTTGGTATTCTAAACACACTGCCATGCCTAGTACCTTTTGGAAACTGAATACTATCTGAAATATCTTTCCAGGTTTTTAAATCTTTAGATTGAATGGCTCCATATTTATGATCTCTATATTTATCGAAATACACAATCCAATTACCATTAATATTAATAGCGGTTGGACCTTCTGCCCAATAGTTTCCTGTAATAGGTTCACTAGCTTCTGTATAAGGACCTGTTAATTTATCGGAAAATGCAATTTTTAAGTTTTTTTGAACTGGTTTTTTGGTTTCATCCTTCAAGAACATGATGTATTTATTGTTTTGCCTTTGAATAGTAGCATCAATAACATTAAATCCAGGGTCGTATAACAATTTTGTATCACTAAAAGTTTTAAAATCTTTAGTAATTGTATAATACATTCTATGATTGTAACCGCTATCTTCAGTAGATTGTGTTTCTGGAAAAGCACCAATTATTGTAGATGCCCAATACATCATATATTCTTTATTAACCTCATCATAAGTAATTTCAGGTGCCCATGTATTGCGTGTTTTTTGCTCATGTTGCATTACAGGAATAAACTGTTGTTCCGACCAATTTATTAAATCTTTAGAATTCGCATACCCAATGCCTTTATCTGTCCAACTCACGGTCCACACCATATGATATAAACCATCGCCTCCTTTTATAATACACGGGTCGCGCATTAATTTATCTTTACCAACTTCTGGAGTTAAAAAAGATGTATCATTTTTTAAAGATTCCCATGTATAACCATCTTCACTGTATGCTAAATGCAAGCCGTCTTCTCCGTTACCTTTAAAATAAGAAAACATAAAAACCTCCTTTTCAGGAATAAATTTATTCGCAATTAACCAATCTTCACAGGCTTTTGGCCAATTAAGATGGGTGCCAAATCTTCCCAAACCAAAACCATGTCCGCCATTTTCATAAATATGTATTTCTGCTGGTACTTTGTTTTCTTTTAATGCTAAGTAATAATTGATACTATTTTCAACGGGAACGGAACCATCATCTGTGGCATGAATTAAAATGGTTGGTGGTGTATCTTTGTTTACTTGTTTTTCATTGGAATATTTTGCAATTAATTTTTCTGAAGGCTCTTTCCCTAAAAGATTTACTTTTGAACCGTTATGAGTAATACCTTCTTCCATAGAGATTACAGGATAAATTAACATGGAGAAATCTGGTCTAGCACTTATTTCATCTGAAGCATACACATTGTCATTATAATGTGTAGATATGGTTGAAGCTAAATGACCGCCTGCAGAAAAACCAATAACCCCGATTTTATTAGAATCTATATGCCATTCTTTAGCATTTCGTCTTATGGTTCTTATAGCTTCTTGTGCATCTTGAAGCGGACCAATAGTTTTATCATTCATTATAAGATCACTTGGCAATCTATATTTAAGAACAAAAGCAGAAATTCCAATTGAATTTAACCATTCTGCAATTTTGTCGCCTTCTTTATCATGTGATAAAACACCATAGCCTCCACCAGGACAAATAACAACCGCTGCATTATTTGTATTAGTATCTGCTAAAAACACTTTTAACCTAGGATTAATAACTTTTAGAATACCAGTAGCTTCTCCTTTAGAATTTAATCGAAATACTTCTTGATAATCTTTATTTTCTATTGAATTAGGGACTTTATCCCATAGCGGTATTTCTTTGGTTTGAGAATACATACTAATAGTAATTCCTAAAATTAAGCTTAAAAATAATGTCTTATTCATTTTGTTCATAATAACTCTTTATTTTTTAATTTTTTGTGAAAGTTGCTATAAGCTTTCGTAAAATTCAATTTCGACTATTCTTAATTGTCCTTTTGCGTTAGCACCTTCTTTATCTTTAAACATGTCTAATTCTTTATTGGGATCCACTTCAACAATCTTATTAAAAGCATCATTATCTGTATTTACTCCAATTAATTCAATAGTTATTTCCTTTGCTAAAACTGGTTTTAATGGAATTGTTATATACCCTAAACTTTGTTGTGTGTTCCCTTGATAAACAATTTTATTATCTGCTAATATACGAATAGGATAACTTTTTCTTCTCCAACCTGTAAATTTGGCAACACATTGATTTACTACCGATGGTTTCGTTAAAATATAAGTTATTTTTCCAGTTTTTATTCTCCCATCGTTAGCCCATTCAGATAATTCATTATCATCAAAACTATTATATACAGTTTCCTGATTTGATAAAGCTGTTGCTGAAGCTATAAAAGCTGGTTTTCTTTTTTATGGTATAAGAATCTGTTTTTGGTGTTGGACCTCTATCTAAATATGAAGTCATATCATGGTTGGGTAATTGTGTTGAAAGTCCATTATTTGATTCAAAAAAACTAGTATTCAAAGTTATTTTTGAAGATTTTAATCCTTTTGATTTGGCAATGAGATTGATATTATCAGGTTTAATCCCAGAACGAATCATAATTCTATTAATACCATTTTCAACAGGTATTTTTTCAGAAAGGATATAGTTGTCCTCTGGTCCTTTGGCAATACCACCTAACCAGGTAGCATCTCCTTTTAAAGAAAATTCAATAAGACTATTATCAATGGGGCATCTATTACCATTTTTATCAACAACCTCAACATCAATTAAAGCCACGTCTGCTCCATTAGCCATAAAACCTTTAGGGTTTGTATGCGGTGTTAATTTAATTTCGAAAGGTTTTCCTGCTGTTAATTTATATGCTTCACTAACAACCTTCCCATTAATATCATAACTCACAGCTTTTAATTCTCCTGCTTCCCATTGAATGCTTTCGAAAGTGAATAAAAACTGCTTGCTTTGTTTACCAAAACCTTTAGATTTTCCATTTATAAAAAGCTCAACCTTTTCACCAGAAGAAACCACGTATATGTTTTTTACAACATCTTTTGTGTAATTCCAATGTCCTATAATATGACTTCGGTGGTTTTCAATATCTACCCAACCATCCCACATAACCTGATGTGCAAAAAAACCATCTTTTGGAATACGCATGGGATCTACTTCACCACTTCTTCTATAATTTTCGGCACCTCTAAAATGGGTGTTAGTATCAGAAAAAATAATATTCACGCCACCAGAACTTACTCGATGTCCAGTTCCAGGTCTTTCTATATAATAGTCGTACCAGCGTGTTACATTTTCTATAGCGTGAGAATCTTGATTGCGATTATAAGGACTTGCATCCTTTACTTTACTTCCGTTAACATTGGCATGTGTGGTACCCCCTTCTCCATCTTTATGATATGGCGGACTAAATTCATCCCAATATTTACGCAAGCCTTCATCT
The nucleotide sequence above comes from Flavobacteriaceae bacterium HL-DH10. Encoded proteins:
- a CDS encoding glycoside hydrolase family 88 protein, coding for MIKTKGTYFTLLTICCLILFTSCKQQKKEPQNSDPFAELKVSDTLKWSERMALSIIKRNPQAWNIDHIPEPKWEYKVGLVLKAYERLYNKTENEKYYNYIKDFVDMMIDSTGTIKGYKLESYNIDLVNSGKLLFNLYDKTKDEKYLKALKLLRSQLDGHPRTKSNGFWHKKIYPNQMWLDGLYMGEPFYARYTVEFENGENLDDIAHQFKLLHDKTLDKKTGLYFHAWDESKQMPWANKETGCAPNIWLRALGWYAMALVDVLDYMPKEHPKHQELVSYLNELAEAISNFQDESGLWYQVPNMQDREGNYLEASGSSMFVYALAKGVNKGYLPTKFETIANKGFDGLINKLVTVDTDGEIHLNQICKSAGLGGNPYRDGSYEYYLSEPILTDNSHGLGPFIMAALELNR
- a CDS encoding SLC13 family permease, which codes for MDPILIILIGTAVVLFCIIVLRVHAVVSLLFAALITALLTSSELIYNFALNSGMSEQEALSFSKISLGKRLGVAFGNTSGKIGILIALASVIGTSLMRSGGAERIVRSLLKLFGKKNSSLALLFSSFTLAIPVFFDTVFYLMIPIIKSMGIKNPKKFSLYLMVVIAGGVMAHSLIPPTPGPLFVAETMNIDLGTMMIGGMVIGLVTVICGYGYALWANLKWELPMRSTPDISIEELEQISEKETKDLPRLWLSLLPVVLPIILITGNTFSKMFSEGSSNLSSFQENLVSVFSVIGDPNIALFISALIAMYLMWSRLNDLDTFKTYMYEALTSAGMIILITSAGGVFGQMLQQTGIGLRIQELSSNYQMAILPMAFFITAAVRTAQGSATIAMVTTIGIMSGVASAGLAFHPVYLALVIGCGSKIFAWMNDSAFWIITKMSGMEEKETIRHFSILLMVMAFGGLFSIMIFSKIFPFT
- the garD gene encoding galactarate dehydratase yields the protein MNKNILIKTTEQDNVGIVANELGMQKGTLVNFGFTLLEFIPNGHKVALHDINKGQEIIRYGQVIAYADKDLKQGTWVNETNILLPNPPELEYISMPEINNIEVEPLEGYTFQGYRNSDGSVGTKNVLGISTSVQCVAGTTEYVVKKIKQDLLPLYKNVDDVVALNHSYGCGVAIDAPAAIIPIRTIQNIATNPNFGGEIMVIGLGCEKLRPERLVNEDKNSGDSITYMQDESFHGFNAMVDGIIKIAKIHLEKLNKRQRETCPASNLVVGMQCGGSDAFSGLTANPAAGFAADLIVRAGGSVMFSEVTEVRDAIHLLVPRTENATVAKALLQEMKWYDDYLLQGNADRSANTTPGNKKGGLSTIVEKSLGSVAKSGTSTIVDVLKPGEKIRKKGLTFAATPASDFACGTLQLAAGMNVHLFMTGRGTPYGLAMVPVIKVGSNSKLSNRWFDLIDFDAGKIASGEKTIKEMGWDLFHMILDVASGKKQVACDKLGLHNDLVLFNPGPLT
- a CDS encoding 5-dehydro-4-deoxyglucarate dehydratase, which translates into the protein MKLSLESIKSALGDGLLSFPVTDLDDKGKFNSITFADRLEWFMSHQVSSIFVAGGTGEFFSLSQDEYRSIVKVTSETVKGKVPTISSVGRSIPEAIQFASIAENAGIDALLLMPPYLTECAKEGVFEYAKTIMQSTNLPVIYYNRANGILPAEYIQKLADACPNFIALKDGTGNMEALNTTIKTLGNRLIYIGGVPTAEIISEAYLSIGVNTYSSAVFNFVPDMANHFYKSLRAGDKETVNLIIKEFFIPFVKLRSNSQGYAVSLIKAGAKLIGKSAGDVRAPLPIPNADEVETLKKLINKAATLIK
- a CDS encoding aldehyde dehydrogenase (NADP(+)), whose product is MNTDNVFYGINALTNEKLEGEFINATNDQVDAAVKKAVIAFASYRKKDKDSIANFLDQIAEEILNLGDALIERCHLETALPVGRLQGERGRTMNQLKLFATVVREGSWVEARIDTAIPDRKPIPKSDIRQMLRPLGPVAIFGASNFPLAFSVAGGDTASALAAGCPVVIKGHPAHPGTSQMVANAILKAVKICGMPEGTFSILHSNSNQVGEALVKHPEVKAVGFTGSFKGGKALFDYANSRPEPIPVFAEMGSTNPVFILPHALKERGETIATGMAGSIVLGVGQFCTNPGLSFIQKSDTIDKFYTKLSDGISNTPSGTMLTSNILKTFNKGLQSTLAINHVEELASGLPSESTNSAIPKIFKTSIENFIKNESLSEENFGPSSVLVEANSKNDILEAARNLGGHLTATIHGTDQDFEDYKELFDILELKVGRIVINGFPTGVEVCHSMVHGGPYPATTAPQSTSVGTNAIKRFVRPVCFQDYPDAFLPDAIKAENKLNIWRLVNGNWEK
- a CDS encoding glycoside hydrolase family 28 protein, whose protein sequence is MNVQRFLVLFIILIGQCTQAQFLLNKDSIITSIEERIKLPIIPDYVVNVSQFGAKGNGIKNCKPAFDRAMKACEKVNGGTIIVPKGVYRLEGPIHFVSNTRLHLQAGAKLVFGSNPKDYPLVLTSWEGTNLYNYSPMIYGVNVSNVAITGEGIIDGEGNGLWATWKPIQSKGQQLSREMNHNKVAIKDRVFGEGHYLRPQLIQFVNSKNILIQDVKIEDAPFWCVHILNSSGVVLKGLKYDAHNKNNDGIDIENSNDILIEDIDFNNGDDNVAIKAGRDHDGRANMNHPSKNIIIRNCRFKGLHALVIGSEMSGGVKNVFAYDCIASGYLKRGIYFKTNSNRGGYIKNILVDNIRFGDVEDAIYMTSNYHGEGNGLFPSKISNITLSNISFDNVSNTAIVIEGYPKFKVKNVTLDHITFKSAKNGMTLSNTENIKFNEIVIGEKQGVPSSVK